From Marispirochaeta aestuarii, a single genomic window includes:
- the dnaX gene encoding DNA polymerase III subunit gamma/tau, whose product MNFEVTATKKRPQSFDDLAGQDFVVSTLKSSVQAGRIAHAYLFSGPRGVGKTSAARILAKSLNCQNGPTETPCNVCSNCLEISRGNSLDVIEIDGASNTSVNDVREIKDEVLFAPNSSRYKVYIIDEVHMLSNSAFNALLKTIEEPPPYIVFVFATTEIHKVPATIRSRCQQFNFRLVNVEVIKERLEMVTGEIGVKADEDALFWIAKEATGSLRDAYTLFDQVVSFSGGHITLEKIREKLGLVGLDDLNELAEAMAAGNATRVLEKSDEILMNGVAVEQLIMDLAEFFRIILFINSGIHRETILGYAADRFSTAVREGFSRSQLEHALRLILELYRNVRYSLNQRFELELLLSRLSDLKGYLNSREILDQIHTLRGELVSGSMGSEGSDGMGGKASEAVPQNDAFREQVMETMRKKKLTLSAALEKAVSWVLEGDVLRLSFSDSFSENLLRRESAEVIQVFNEISGLQARLEIVHIQENSDTDYEEPREEDDQVALVQKVFRGEIVRGESR is encoded by the coding sequence ATGAATTTCGAGGTAACGGCGACGAAAAAACGGCCACAATCTTTTGATGACCTGGCCGGTCAGGATTTCGTTGTCTCGACCCTGAAGAGTTCTGTTCAGGCAGGGCGCATTGCCCACGCCTATCTTTTTTCCGGTCCCCGGGGGGTTGGAAAAACTTCTGCGGCACGTATCCTTGCCAAATCCCTGAATTGCCAGAACGGCCCCACGGAAACTCCCTGTAATGTCTGCTCCAACTGCCTCGAAATAAGCAGGGGCAACTCCCTGGATGTAATCGAAATAGACGGCGCAAGCAACACCTCTGTCAACGATGTACGGGAAATAAAGGATGAGGTGCTTTTTGCCCCCAACTCCTCCCGCTACAAGGTCTATATAATCGACGAGGTCCATATGCTCTCCAACAGTGCCTTTAACGCCCTGCTGAAGACCATCGAGGAACCTCCCCCCTATATCGTATTCGTTTTCGCCACCACGGAGATCCACAAGGTCCCGGCGACCATCCGCTCCCGCTGCCAGCAGTTCAATTTTCGCCTGGTGAACGTGGAGGTCATCAAGGAACGCCTCGAGATGGTTACCGGCGAAATCGGCGTCAAGGCTGATGAGGATGCCCTGTTCTGGATAGCCAAGGAGGCCACCGGGAGTCTCAGGGACGCCTATACCCTCTTCGACCAGGTTGTCTCCTTTTCCGGCGGGCACATCACCCTGGAAAAGATCCGGGAAAAACTCGGCCTTGTGGGTCTTGATGATCTGAATGAACTGGCGGAAGCCATGGCGGCGGGCAATGCAACCAGGGTGCTGGAAAAGAGCGACGAGATCCTGATGAACGGGGTCGCGGTCGAACAGCTCATCATGGACCTGGCAGAGTTTTTCCGGATTATTCTGTTTATCAACAGCGGGATACACAGGGAGACGATTCTCGGTTATGCGGCCGACAGATTTTCAACCGCCGTGCGGGAGGGTTTTTCCCGAAGCCAGCTTGAACATGCCCTCAGACTGATTCTTGAACTCTACAGGAATGTCCGCTACTCCCTTAATCAGCGCTTCGAGCTTGAACTGCTTCTTTCCCGGCTCAGCGACTTGAAGGGCTACCTCAATTCCCGGGAGATTCTCGACCAGATCCATACCCTGCGGGGGGAACTGGTCTCCGGTTCCATGGGATCCGAAGGCTCCGATGGTATGGGTGGGAAGGCTTCCGAAGCGGTACCGCAAAACGATGCCTTCCGCGAACAGGTCATGGAGACCATGAGAAAAAAAAAACTGACCCTTTCGGCGGCCCTTGAAAAGGCGGTTTCCTGGGTCCTGGAGGGAGATGTCCTGCGTCTCTCTTTTTCAGATTCCTTCTCCGAAAATCTCCTGCGCCGGGAGAGCGCCGAGGTAATCCAGGTCTTCAACGAAATCTCCGGACTTCAGGCCAGGCTTGAAATAGTGCATATACAGGAAAACAGTGATACCGATTATGAAGAACCCCGGGAAGAGGATGACCAGGTTGCCCTGGTACAGAAGGTCTTCCGGGGGGAGATAGTGCGAGGAGAGTCACGATGA
- a CDS encoding ParB/RepB/Spo0J family partition protein: MSKRALGKGIEALLQSSTESEETTKSTERYVPLNKIYPNPDQPRKAFNEERLKELADSVREQGIIQPIIVEEYGSGYRIVAGERRFRAAQMAHLAEVPVLVRSFTEEEKLEIALIENIQREDLNPIEEANGYRQLMEEAGLSQEELAQKVGKNRSTVANSLRLLKMPEPMQEALVSGDMTAGHARALLSVLNPADQMILFNRILKDGLSVREAEAQAGELNRGGRASGSTEKHASMKRQDPELSKIEERLIDLFGTKVSVKGSAKKGRIEISYFSLDDLDRILEIVSPD; this comes from the coding sequence GTGTCTAAACGCGCCTTGGGCAAAGGCATAGAGGCATTGTTGCAGTCTTCTACAGAGAGCGAAGAGACAACAAAATCCACGGAGCGTTATGTTCCCTTAAACAAGATTTATCCTAATCCTGACCAACCGCGTAAGGCTTTCAACGAAGAACGCCTTAAGGAACTGGCTGACTCGGTGCGGGAGCAGGGCATTATCCAGCCAATTATTGTCGAAGAGTACGGATCCGGGTACCGCATCGTTGCTGGGGAGCGACGCTTCAGGGCGGCCCAGATGGCCCACCTGGCTGAAGTTCCCGTTCTGGTCAGGTCCTTCACCGAAGAAGAGAAGCTGGAAATCGCTCTTATAGAGAATATCCAGCGGGAAGATTTGAATCCCATCGAAGAGGCCAACGGATACCGTCAGCTTATGGAAGAGGCCGGATTGAGCCAGGAAGAACTGGCCCAGAAGGTCGGCAAGAACCGATCGACTGTTGCCAACAGCCTGCGCCTGCTCAAAATGCCGGAACCGATGCAGGAGGCCCTGGTTTCAGGAGATATGACCGCGGGACATGCCCGGGCACTTCTGTCGGTCCTGAATCCTGCGGACCAGATGATACTCTTCAACCGCATTCTGAAGGATGGCCTGAGTGTACGGGAAGCGGAAGCCCAGGCGGGAGAACTGAACCGGGGCGGCAGGGCCTCGGGATCGACCGAGAAGCATGCATCCATGAAGCGCCAGGACCCGGAACTGTCGAAGATTGAGGAGCGCCTGATTGACCTTTTCGGAACCAAGGTTTCGGTGAAGGGCTCGGCAAAAAAAGGGCGCATAGAGATCTCTTATTTCTCCCTGGATGACCTGGACAGAATCCTCGAAATTGTCTCCCCTGATTGA
- a CDS encoding ParA family protein, which yields MGKVIVFANQKGGVGKTTTTANLGAYLAEAGKRVLLVDFDPQGNLSSSVGAHVEEDSIYDVVTKGIPIKEVIQETTVKNLFVVPSNIDLTGANVELIEEKEREFFLKKVLNSIHEEWDYILIDCPPSLGLLTVNGLVAADYVLVPLQCEYFALEGLTLLLQTIQRVQKNLNPELSIAGIVFTMYDSRTKLANEVVQEVTNYFKDKVFRTIIPRNIRLSEAPSHGVPINQYNASCSGARSYKELAEEVIKRV from the coding sequence ATGGGAAAGGTAATCGTTTTTGCAAATCAGAAAGGTGGCGTCGGCAAGACCACCACAACCGCGAATCTCGGAGCATATCTTGCAGAGGCTGGCAAACGGGTTCTGCTGGTAGATTTTGATCCCCAGGGGAACCTTTCCTCCAGTGTAGGGGCCCATGTGGAAGAGGACAGCATTTACGATGTCGTTACCAAGGGTATTCCCATAAAGGAAGTAATCCAGGAGACAACGGTCAAGAACCTCTTCGTTGTTCCTTCTAATATCGATTTGACCGGTGCCAATGTGGAGCTGATTGAGGAAAAGGAACGGGAGTTCTTTTTGAAAAAAGTTCTCAATAGCATTCACGAGGAATGGGACTATATCCTGATCGACTGTCCGCCTTCCCTCGGGCTCCTGACGGTAAACGGACTGGTTGCCGCGGACTATGTACTTGTACCCCTGCAGTGTGAATATTTTGCCCTTGAGGGTTTAACCCTGCTGCTTCAGACTATTCAGCGGGTACAGAAGAATCTGAATCCCGAACTTTCCATAGCAGGTATTGTTTTTACCATGTACGACTCCCGTACCAAGCTGGCTAACGAGGTGGTTCAGGAGGTTACGAATTATTTCAAGGACAAGGTATTCAGAACGATAATTCCGCGAAACATTCGACTTTCCGAAGCCCCTTCTCACGGGGTTCCGATCAATCAATATAACGCCTCCTGTTCCGGCGCCCGGAGTTACAAGGAGTTGGCGGAAGAGGTAATCAAACGTGTCTAA
- a CDS encoding NifU family protein yields the protein MREEVIKAIQDVRPSLQADGGDIEFVDVSDSGEVTVRLMGACNGCPMAQMTLKQGVEQYLKEKVPGVVSVDSV from the coding sequence ATGCGCGAAGAGGTTATAAAGGCCATACAGGACGTACGTCCCTCTCTTCAGGCTGACGGCGGCGACATCGAGTTTGTTGACGTTTCCGACAGCGGAGAAGTTACGGTCAGACTGATGGGTGCGTGTAACGGATGCCCAATGGCACAGATGACCCTGAAGCAGGGTGTAGAACAGTACCTGAAAGAAAAAGTACCAGGCGTAGTATCTGTTGATTCAGTATAA
- the add gene encoding adenosine deaminase: MQQVKDKERTRIEKLIRSIPKTEIHLHLEGLVSVDTLWYLINHNKLEFDGINTRQDLERQFNFNNLDEFIWFFINVLQNTFKTSEDLKCLISDAKSYLSRNNIVYAEIFFAPSKFLQNGLDFGEMMGILHEGAQKIKLEDNIEIKFIIDVSRTYGVENAEQNLALILENFNDSIIGIGLGGSESQGPAEQFATVFEKARKKGLKVVAHAGEDVDASSIWNSLKRLKAQRIGHGISAKDDPKLIEYLRKTWIPLEICPTSNVFTRKYVQRLQDHPIRLFFDSGVNVTLNTDDPTLFNIELVEEYYNLYHYLDFTLEELFQIMKNTLFATFLPDEKKEALWEKTATAIKRSGYLAP, translated from the coding sequence ATGCAACAGGTGAAAGATAAAGAACGAACCAGAATAGAAAAACTGATCAGAAGCATCCCCAAAACTGAGATCCATCTCCACCTGGAAGGTCTGGTGAGTGTGGATACATTATGGTATTTGATCAATCATAACAAACTTGAATTTGATGGGATTAATACCCGTCAGGACCTGGAACGACAGTTCAATTTCAATAATCTGGACGAGTTCATCTGGTTTTTTATCAATGTTCTTCAGAATACCTTTAAAACCTCGGAAGATCTCAAGTGTCTGATAAGCGACGCAAAATCATATCTGTCGCGAAACAATATTGTCTATGCAGAGATATTCTTTGCCCCGTCTAAATTTCTCCAGAACGGTCTTGATTTCGGGGAGATGATGGGAATTCTCCATGAAGGCGCTCAAAAAATAAAGTTGGAAGACAATATCGAGATCAAGTTCATCATTGATGTATCCCGAACTTATGGCGTAGAGAATGCTGAACAGAATCTTGCCCTGATCCTTGAGAATTTTAATGATTCGATAATTGGAATTGGGTTGGGAGGCTCTGAAAGCCAGGGACCCGCAGAACAGTTTGCCACAGTATTTGAAAAAGCCAGAAAAAAGGGGCTCAAGGTTGTTGCCCATGCAGGGGAAGATGTCGATGCGAGCTCTATCTGGAACAGCCTGAAGAGATTAAAGGCCCAGCGTATAGGCCACGGGATAAGTGCAAAAGACGACCCCAAACTGATTGAATACCTCAGAAAAACCTGGATTCCCCTCGAGATCTGCCCTACCAGCAACGTATTCACCAGGAAATATGTTCAACGTCTTCAAGACCACCCGATTCGCCTGTTTTTCGACAGCGGAGTTAACGTTACTCTCAACACGGATGATCCGACACTTTTTAATATTGAACTGGTTGAGGAATACTATAACCTGTACCACTACCTGGATTTTACCCTTGAAGAGCTGTTTCAGATAATGAAGAACACCCTCTTTGCGACCTTCCTGCCTGATGAAAAAAAGGAAGCCCTGTGGGAAAAAACCGCAACTGCTATTAAACGCTCAGGATATCTGGCGCCGTAA
- a CDS encoding GxxExxY protein: protein MEEHSKIPIIDLSRGYQRREDILTEKVIGIAMKIHSFFGPGLLESCYEGALCYELLQEGISFERQKEIFCVYRGVDLGIAYRADIILENRVVIELKSCERNHPVFCRQLLSYLKLANISVGLLINFNVPRLVDGIQRIVNNY from the coding sequence ATGGAAGAACACAGCAAAATACCAATAATTGATCTTTCCCGCGGATACCAGCGACGGGAAGATATTTTAACGGAAAAAGTAATCGGAATAGCAATGAAGATCCACAGTTTCTTTGGGCCTGGACTTCTGGAATCATGTTACGAAGGTGCCCTCTGTTACGAACTGCTTCAGGAAGGCATCTCCTTTGAGCGTCAAAAAGAGATCTTCTGCGTATATAGAGGCGTAGATCTTGGAATAGCATACCGCGCCGACATCATTCTGGAAAACCGGGTGGTAATTGAACTGAAAAGCTGTGAGCGGAACCATCCTGTTTTTTGCCGCCAGTTGCTGTCATATCTGAAACTGGCAAATATATCCGTTGGGCTGCTGATAAATTTTAATGTCCCGCGGTTAGTTGATGGCATTCAGAGAATCGTAAATAATTATTGA
- the gyrA gene encoding DNA topoisomerase (ATP-hydrolyzing) subunit A, whose protein sequence is MEETVGKTIPIAIEDEIKESYLNYAMSVIVSRALPDVRDGLKPVHRRILYGMSEMGLRYDRPPKKCARIVGDVLGKFHPHGDASVYDALVRLAQDFSMRYPVVNGQGNFGSIDGDPPAAMRYTESRLQRVAEEMVRDIKKETVDFGPNYDDSMDEPLVLPAAFPYMLANGASGIAVGMATNIPPHNLNEICKGIAAYIENPEITIDELMQYIKGPDFPTGGIIFGRRGIKKACKTGKGKIVVRARFVLEQMKNGRERIIVTELPYAVNKANLLIRIAELTRDRKIDGISDLRDESDRNGMRMVIELKKGAIPKIILNQLFTHTALQQNFNVNNLALVKGRPQVLTLKDAVVYFVEHREEVVTRRTRYDLRRAEEREHILIGLKIALDNIDEVIQIIKSSRNVDTARENLMKAFELSEKQAQAILDMRLQKLTSLETQKIIDELNEVRAQIAYFKDLLSDPKKILNVVKEETLEIAEKFGDDRRTEILIDEVEEINIEDLIKKEDMVVLTTNRGMIKRVPVSAYKNQGRGGKGSMSANLRDEDFIENLFIASTHDYILFITSEGKAYWLKVHEIPEGSRHARGTNIRALLQISADEEITAVVSITDFEQKGYLFMGTSRGVVKKVKISDFSNARTRGIRAINLDSGDRLISAQLTGGDNDLVMVSKHGMALRFHEEAVRAMGRASRGVQGIKLQKEDELAGVLCVHSEEKMMLLSEYGYGKRIDYDNFNPHGRATRGQIAYKISEKTGEVVGVSSLREEDEIVCITSQGNTIKIRSTDVSVMGKAAFGVRIVNITPPDVVIGMARVVKEDEEEKEPETEKE, encoded by the coding sequence ATGGAAGAGACTGTCGGGAAAACTATACCCATAGCCATTGAGGATGAAATTAAGGAATCCTATTTAAACTATGCCATGTCGGTCATCGTAAGCCGGGCTCTTCCTGATGTACGGGACGGGTTGAAGCCGGTTCACCGCCGGATTCTCTACGGTATGAGCGAGATGGGACTCCGCTATGACCGGCCGCCCAAGAAGTGTGCGCGTATTGTCGGGGATGTTCTGGGTAAATTTCATCCCCATGGTGATGCCTCGGTATATGATGCCCTGGTTCGATTGGCCCAGGATTTTTCCATGCGCTACCCGGTGGTCAACGGACAGGGCAACTTTGGTTCTATCGACGGGGATCCCCCGGCGGCAATGCGATACACCGAATCTCGGTTGCAGCGTGTTGCAGAAGAGATGGTTCGGGATATCAAGAAGGAAACCGTCGATTTTGGTCCCAACTATGACGATTCCATGGATGAACCGCTGGTACTGCCTGCGGCCTTTCCCTACATGCTGGCAAACGGAGCAAGCGGAATCGCCGTGGGTATGGCCACCAATATTCCTCCTCACAACCTGAATGAAATCTGTAAAGGGATAGCAGCCTACATCGAGAATCCGGAAATTACCATCGATGAGCTGATGCAGTACATTAAGGGACCTGATTTTCCCACCGGTGGAATCATCTTCGGCCGACGGGGAATAAAGAAAGCCTGCAAGACCGGGAAAGGAAAAATCGTTGTTCGGGCGCGCTTTGTGCTTGAACAGATGAAGAACGGCAGGGAGCGAATAATCGTAACCGAGCTGCCCTATGCGGTTAACAAGGCAAATCTTCTTATCCGGATCGCAGAGCTGACCCGGGACCGCAAGATCGACGGTATATCTGATCTGCGGGATGAATCTGACCGGAACGGAATGCGTATGGTGATCGAACTGAAAAAAGGTGCGATTCCAAAGATCATTCTGAATCAGCTCTTTACCCATACGGCACTGCAGCAGAATTTTAATGTCAACAACCTGGCTCTTGTAAAGGGAAGACCACAGGTACTTACCCTGAAAGATGCTGTTGTCTATTTTGTCGAGCACCGGGAAGAGGTTGTTACCCGCAGAACGAGATATGACCTGCGCAGGGCGGAGGAGCGGGAACATATCCTGATCGGATTGAAGATTGCTCTGGACAATATAGACGAGGTTATCCAGATTATTAAATCTTCCCGCAATGTCGATACCGCACGGGAAAACCTGATGAAGGCTTTTGAGCTTTCAGAAAAGCAGGCCCAGGCGATTCTTGATATGCGCCTCCAGAAGCTGACCAGCCTTGAAACCCAGAAAATCATAGACGAATTGAATGAGGTACGGGCCCAGATAGCCTATTTCAAGGATCTCCTGTCTGATCCGAAAAAGATCCTGAATGTTGTTAAAGAGGAAACCCTGGAAATCGCGGAGAAATTCGGGGACGACCGGCGAACAGAGATCCTTATTGACGAGGTCGAAGAGATCAATATTGAAGACCTGATCAAGAAAGAGGACATGGTGGTTTTGACTACGAATCGGGGCATGATAAAACGTGTTCCGGTTAGTGCCTACAAGAATCAGGGCCGTGGCGGCAAGGGATCGATGTCCGCAAATCTTCGTGATGAGGACTTTATCGAGAACCTGTTTATTGCCTCTACCCATGATTATATCCTGTTTATCACCAGTGAAGGTAAAGCCTACTGGCTTAAGGTACATGAGATACCCGAAGGGTCCCGTCATGCCAGGGGAACGAATATCCGAGCTCTGCTGCAGATATCCGCTGACGAAGAGATCACTGCAGTTGTTTCGATAACTGATTTTGAACAGAAAGGGTACCTGTTTATGGGAACCAGCAGGGGCGTGGTTAAGAAGGTAAAAATCAGCGACTTTTCCAACGCCCGTACCCGCGGTATCCGGGCTATTAACCTGGATTCCGGGGATCGGTTAATCAGTGCACAGCTCACCGGAGGAGATAATGATCTGGTGATGGTCTCGAAGCATGGTATGGCATTGCGCTTTCATGAAGAGGCTGTGAGAGCCATGGGAAGGGCGTCCCGGGGAGTGCAGGGAATAAAACTGCAGAAAGAGGATGAACTTGCAGGTGTTTTATGCGTTCATTCTGAAGAGAAGATGATGCTTCTTTCGGAATACGGTTATGGGAAGCGTATCGATTACGATAATTTCAATCCCCACGGACGGGCAACCCGCGGTCAGATCGCCTACAAAATATCAGAGAAGACCGGAGAAGTCGTGGGTGTATCATCTCTGAGAGAAGAAGATGAGATTGTATGCATAACTTCCCAGGGAAACACGATAAAAATTCGATCCACTGATGTTTCTGTTATGGGAAAAGCGGCCTTTGGGGTACGAATCGTCAATATTACACCTCCGGATGTTGTAATTGGAATGGCCAGGGTAGTTAAGGAAGACGAAGAAGAGAAAGAGCCGGAAACCGAAAAAGAGTAA
- the gyrB gene encoding DNA topoisomerase (ATP-hydrolyzing) subunit B, protein MQETYSAEHIQVLKGLDAVRKRPGMYIGSTGPDGLHHLVYEIVDNSIDEALAGYCSDIQVFLEKGNIVRVVDNGRGIPVDMHPLENVSALEIVMTRLHAGGKFDKNSYKVSGGLHGVGVSVVNALSEWCEVEVHRQGEIYTQSYERGIPKEPVRSIGTTELNGTTIRFRADDEIFETTEYSFDILSNRLRELAFLNKGIKIVITDDRLTTPKVHEFKFDGGVKSFVEFLNTNRTVIQKEPIYFHVTKDDSELEVAIEYNDGFNESIFCFVNNINTREGGTHLVGFKSALTRTFNDLLKKSKYAKKMEEPFSGDDTREGLTAVVSVKIPNPQFEGQTKSKLGNSEVKGLVESIVSENLSWYFDENPQTAEKLLDKIMTAAKARAAARKARDLTRRKNLLDSTGLPGKLADCSEKDPSKCEIFIVEGDSAGGSAKQGRDRHFQAILALWGKMLNVEKTRVDKVIGNDKLQPVISSIGAGIGNDFDISKVRYHKVIIMADADVDGSHIRTLLLTFFFRYLRPLIEAGYVYIAMPPLYKITVGKKIQYAYNDAERDRILQSLEVSEDKAGIQRYKGLGEMNPDQLWDTTMNPATRNIMQVRLDDAVEAETMFTTLMGECVEPRRKFIEENALLVSNLDV, encoded by the coding sequence ATGCAAGAAACCTATTCCGCAGAGCATATTCAGGTCTTGAAGGGGCTGGATGCAGTCCGTAAACGGCCGGGAATGTATATTGGTTCAACCGGACCGGATGGTCTTCACCATCTGGTCTACGAAATAGTAGATAACAGTATCGATGAAGCCCTGGCAGGCTATTGTTCGGATATTCAGGTTTTCCTTGAAAAAGGGAATATTGTCCGGGTCGTTGATAATGGCCGGGGAATACCCGTGGATATGCATCCCCTCGAGAACGTCAGTGCCCTCGAGATTGTCATGACCCGGCTGCATGCAGGCGGTAAGTTTGACAAGAACAGTTACAAGGTATCCGGAGGACTCCACGGTGTGGGTGTATCGGTAGTGAACGCTCTTTCTGAATGGTGTGAGGTCGAAGTCCACCGTCAGGGAGAAATCTATACCCAGAGCTATGAGCGGGGTATACCGAAAGAGCCTGTGAGATCCATCGGAACCACCGAACTCAATGGTACGACCATTCGCTTCAGGGCGGATGATGAAATTTTCGAGACCACCGAGTACAGCTTTGATATTCTCTCCAACCGTCTGCGGGAACTGGCCTTCCTGAATAAAGGGATCAAAATTGTCATAACCGACGATCGCCTGACAACCCCAAAGGTACACGAATTCAAATTCGACGGAGGAGTGAAATCCTTTGTCGAGTTTCTGAATACAAACCGTACCGTAATTCAAAAGGAACCGATCTACTTCCACGTTACGAAGGACGACAGCGAGCTTGAGGTCGCCATTGAGTATAACGATGGTTTTAACGAGAGTATCTTCTGCTTTGTAAACAATATTAACACCCGGGAAGGCGGAACTCATCTTGTGGGTTTCAAGTCCGCCCTGACCCGAACCTTTAATGATTTGTTAAAAAAGTCCAAATATGCCAAAAAGATGGAAGAGCCCTTTTCCGGTGATGATACCCGGGAGGGGCTGACTGCGGTCGTTTCCGTTAAAATTCCCAATCCCCAGTTTGAAGGTCAGACCAAGTCGAAACTGGGGAATTCAGAAGTAAAGGGACTGGTGGAATCCATCGTATCCGAGAACCTTTCCTGGTACTTTGACGAGAATCCCCAGACAGCGGAAAAACTGCTGGATAAGATCATGACCGCCGCCAAAGCCCGGGCGGCAGCACGGAAGGCACGGGATCTGACGCGCAGAAAGAACCTTTTGGACAGCACCGGATTACCCGGGAAACTGGCTGACTGTTCGGAAAAAGACCCGAGTAAATGTGAAATTTTCATCGTTGAGGGAGACTCCGCCGGCGGCAGTGCAAAGCAGGGAAGGGATCGCCATTTTCAGGCCATCCTCGCCCTGTGGGGAAAGATGCTGAACGTCGAAAAGACCCGGGTGGACAAGGTAATCGGTAATGACAAACTTCAGCCTGTTATTTCGTCCATTGGTGCGGGAATCGGCAACGATTTTGATATTAGCAAGGTCCGGTATCACAAGGTCATTATTATGGCCGATGCGGACGTGGACGGGTCGCATATACGGACACTGCTGCTGACCTTCTTTTTCCGGTATCTGCGCCCCCTTATCGAAGCGGGATATGTCTATATCGCCATGCCGCCGCTGTATAAGATTACCGTGGGAAAGAAGATTCAATACGCCTATAACGATGCGGAACGAGACCGGATACTTCAGAGCCTCGAGGTTTCTGAGGATAAAGCAGGAATTCAGCGCTACAAAGGACTTGGTGAGATGAATCCGGATCAGCTGTGGGATACCACCATGAATCCTGCAACCCGCAATATAATGCAGGTTCGTCTGGATGATGCCGTTGAAGCTGAAACAATGTTTACAACCCTGATGGGTGAATGCGTAGAACCGCGCAGAAAGTTCATAGAAGAGAATGCCCTGCTCGTTTCCAATCTCGATGTGTAA
- the dnaA gene encoding chromosomal replication initiator protein DnaA — MNSVDWDYSLFWKEALQQLRHDLSEQEFMMWFKNLRYESSRQDSIILAVPSVFYRDQVKQRYQRIIESKLQELSGSPIGIDYVIQAMESAVPTDNNGNNGNIKEIRTEEVSRAVQPNAAPPIQTRASVAAERTLPRQKHPHLRGDYTFENFVIGENNSFAANAAIAIAKNPGTSYNPCLIYGGVGLGKTHLVQSIGNAAHMNFDAFKVVYVTSETFTNEFIQAIKDGKNAQFKSRYRNVDLLLIDDIQFLQGKDQTQEELFHTFNALYDANKQMVFTCDRPVSELKNLTARLQSRFERGLNVDLQPPNFETRYAILKRKIEEKGVDISDEVITLICNRITTNVRDLEAALTKLIAYADLLNKRVTLEIAEQQLKDVFNNTRTGNISIDVIQKVVADHYSLSHNDMRGKKRTKAIAFPRQIAMYIVREITEYSTTEVGLAFGGRDHTTVMHACQRVESRMKTDSALEPTIQQLIRSIKEYGTNS; from the coding sequence ATGAACAGCGTCGACTGGGACTATAGTCTGTTCTGGAAAGAGGCTTTGCAGCAGCTACGTCATGATCTCTCTGAACAGGAGTTCATGATGTGGTTCAAGAATTTACGATACGAGTCCTCCAGACAGGATTCAATCATACTCGCCGTTCCTTCTGTCTTTTACCGGGATCAGGTAAAACAGCGCTACCAGCGTATAATCGAATCAAAATTGCAGGAACTGAGCGGAAGTCCCATCGGTATTGATTATGTAATACAGGCTATGGAAAGTGCTGTTCCCACCGACAACAACGGGAACAACGGCAACATAAAAGAAATAAGAACAGAAGAAGTCTCCAGAGCGGTTCAGCCCAACGCTGCCCCGCCAATCCAGACCAGAGCCTCCGTGGCTGCAGAAAGAACCCTGCCCCGGCAGAAGCACCCCCATCTGCGGGGAGATTACACTTTCGAAAACTTCGTCATTGGAGAGAACAACTCCTTTGCCGCCAATGCGGCCATTGCAATTGCCAAGAATCCCGGTACCTCCTACAACCCCTGTCTGATCTACGGCGGAGTCGGTCTTGGCAAGACGCATCTTGTCCAGTCCATTGGAAATGCTGCTCATATGAACTTTGACGCCTTCAAGGTGGTCTATGTCACCTCCGAAACCTTTACCAACGAGTTCATCCAGGCCATCAAGGATGGTAAGAACGCCCAGTTCAAAAGCCGCTATCGAAACGTTGACCTGCTGCTGATCGACGACATCCAGTTTCTCCAGGGAAAGGACCAGACCCAGGAGGAGCTCTTCCACACCTTTAACGCCCTCTACGACGCCAACAAGCAGATGGTCTTTACCTGCGATCGTCCGGTATCGGAACTGAAAAACCTTACCGCCCGTTTGCAGAGCAGGTTCGAGCGGGGTCTGAATGTAGACCTTCAGCCTCCCAACTTCGAAACACGCTACGCCATTCTGAAGCGAAAGATAGAAGAAAAAGGGGTGGATATATCCGACGAGGTAATTACCCTCATCTGCAATCGGATTACCACGAATGTCCGTGATCTCGAGGCGGCCCTCACCAAACTGATCGCCTATGCGGATCTCCTGAATAAGCGGGTTACCCTGGAGATTGCCGAACAGCAGTTGAAGGATGTTTTTAACAACACCCGAACGGGAAATATCTCCATCGATGTAATACAGAAGGTCGTGGCGGATCACTACAGTCTTTCTCATAACGACATGCGGGGAAAAAAGCGTACCAAAGCCATCGCCTTCCCCCGGCAGATTGCCATGTACATCGTCAGGGAGATTACCGAATACTCCACCACCGAGGTAGGACTCGCCTTCGGAGGACGAGACCATACTACGGTCATGCACGCCTGCCAGCGGGTGGAGAGTCGCATGAAGACCGATTCTGCTCTGGAACCGACAATTCAGCAGCTGATCAGGTCAATAAAAGAGTATGGAACAAACTCTTAG